A single region of the Ornithorhynchus anatinus isolate Pmale09 chromosome 6, mOrnAna1.pri.v4, whole genome shotgun sequence genome encodes:
- the CLIC2 gene encoding chloride intracellular channel protein 2, whose amino-acid sequence MADLRSSSQREPEIELFVKAGIDGESIGNCPFCQRLFMVLWLKGVKFNVTTVDMTRKPEELKELAPGTNPPFLVFNKELKTDFIKIEEFLEQTLAPPRYPHLSPRYKESFDVGSDIFAKFSAYIKNTQKEANPNFEKALLREFKRLDNYLNSPLLDEIDQDSADEVLVSRRRFLDGDHLTLADCNLLPKLNIIKVAAKKYRDFDIPAEFSGVWRYLHNAYAQEEFTHTCPDDKEIECTYASVAKKMS is encoded by the exons ATGGCAGACCTGAGATCCAGCTCCCAGAGGGAACCAGAAATTGAGCTTTTCGTGAAG GCTGGAATTGACGGGGAGAGCATTGGGAATTGTCCCTTTTGCCAACGCCTCTTCATGGTCCTCTGGCTCAAAGGGGTTAAGTTCAATGTGACCACGGTGGACATGACCAG GAAACCGGAAGAGTTGAAAGAATTAGCCCCAGGAACCAACCCTCCTTTCTTGGTGTTTAACAAGGAACTGAAAACAGACTTCATTAAAATTGAGGAGTTCCTGGAACAGACACTGGCTCCTCCAAG ATATCCACACCTGAGTCCCAGATACAAGGAGTCCTTTGACGTGGGCAGTGACATCTTTGCCAAGTTCTCAGCCTACATCAAGAACACCCAGAAGGAGGCAAATCCGA ATTTTGAAAAGGCTTTGCTGAGAGAGTTTAAGCGCCTGGACAACTATCTAAACAGCCCTCTTTTGGATGAAATTGACCAGGACAGTGCAGATGAAGTCTTGGTTTCCAGAAGAAGGTTCCTGGATGGGGATCATCTGACATTAGCAGACTGCAACCTGTTGCCCAAATTAAATATCATTAAG GTTGCGGCCAAGAAATATCGTGATTTTGACATCCCTGCCGAATTTTCAGGAGTCTGGCGCTATCTCCACAATGCCTATGCTCAGGAGGAGTTCACCCACACGTGTCCTGATGACAAGGAGATTGAATGCACGTATGCCAGTGTTGCTAAGAAGATGAGCTAG